CGTCACCAAAAAACACCAGGCAACCAGCCCAAACCAGGTAATGCCAAATATCTTGGCTGCTCGTCGCCCGTGGCAAGTCGTGGCGGAAACTGTTGAACTGTAACAGCGTCACCGGATTCAACTGCCCGGTCGGATCGTCAATCAACGTGCCTTCTTTGCCCCCCTTGGGCGTCATCCTGGCCAGCTGCTGCAACAACGGTGTATTCGTTTCCCGATCGCGATATTCCGCCGAATATGGCACATTCACGCCGGTCCGGATCGGCGTCGTGCCGGCGCCTGGATTGACCATCACGAAGTAACTGCCGGCGTCCTCACCGGTGAATTCACCGACGTAGCGCCCGGGCGCGGTCTGCACCAGGTTCAGATCGCGCGGCTTCATGTCCGGACCCAGCACCGTGCTGTTCATGTCGAGGAAATTCAAGAACTCGTCGTCTTTATCCAGCGCGGTGATCACCACGCGCACCTTGCCGTCGACATTGTCGGTCGAGACGGTGAACTTGCCTTGATCGCCGACCGGCCGCATCGACCAGCGAATCATCTGGCTGAAAAACTGGTCGTAGCCTTCCCAGTCCGCCCAGGCCGTGGTCCAGCGCGAGCCAGCATCGCTGGTGAAGCAGACCGCCTTGCCCAGTCCATACGTCCAACTCGCCAAGAGTGTCGTGTTGTCCTGACCAGCCGGTTCGGGCGCGGTGAGCGAAACCTCGACCAACGGGTTTTTCTTCACCGACGTCATCACGTAGCCGTGCACCGGTGGAAAACCTTCGTCGAGTCCCGCCAGCATCTCATGCGGATAACGCAACTGCGGCGTAAATCCGTTCTTGTTTTCATGCACCAGCGGCCGCGCGACGCGACGCGCTTCCTTCTGATAAATCTGCGGCAGCGCCTTCCCGGAGTTCACGGCGTAGTACTTCCCGCCAGTCCGTTGGGCGATTTGCTGCATTAGTCGCGATTCGGCTGGACCATGGGCGCCAATCGCGACCGTAGTAATCGTGACTTTCAGACTGACCAGGTCGCGAATAGAGCGGTCTGACGGCGGCGAAGGATCACCGTCGGAGATCACGATCATATGCTTGATCGCCGGCTGCTCCGTATCTTGCAGTTGTCGAAATCCTTTGTAGGCCATCACCAGGCCGGGATCGAAATCCGGCATATCACCCGGCTGCATCCGATCGAGTCGCGCCAGCATTTGCGGGCGATTGCCCCCCATTTTCAGGAAACCGCGAGGCGCATTCCACAGCCACTGGTCAGTCGCGCCGTAGTGAATCACGCCGCAGAAATCCTGATTGCCGAGCGTCTTCAGCGCTTCCTGCGCGACGACCTTTTGCCAGTAGTTTCCGTCCGGCATTTCCGAGGCGTGCATAATCATGCACAACGCGCCCTTGGGTACGACCTTGGCCGCTTTGATCTGGAAATCAAGCGGCATCGCCTTCTCGATTTCCGTACTGGCCCAACCGCCGGCGCCGAAACTGTTCGGCCCGCCGAGCATGATCAGGCCGCCCCCCATGAGCTGCGTATTCTGCGAGAGCATCATCAACTGGTCGTCGGTGAAGTGCTCGCGCGGCACGTTGCCTAGGATGATCGTGTCGTACTGCTGCAATTCCTGCAGTCCCGAAAACGCCTGATCGCTCTTGCGGACGGTGATCTCGATGTTCTGCTTCCGCATCCGGTCGACGAGCAACTCGTGCTCGCGAGGATTTTCAAAATCCTCGATCAGCAGCACCTGCCCGGAACCGCGAATGTACGTGAACGCTGTCCCGCGATTGTTCTCCGCCATGGCGTCATCGGCGGCGGTGTCAGGCACGAACTGGGCTTCGTAGCTATAGAAGGCCGGCTCGTCGATCTGCTGCCGGATCGTGAACACGCGTTTGCCCGGCGGCAACATGACATTCTGCTCGGAGATCGTCACCGGCGCATCGTCGGTCTGTTGCCGGACGATGAGCGTGCCGTTGACATTGCCGGCATCGACTTCCGTCGGCACCGCGGAATTATTGACCACGACCCGCAGGTCGAACGGCTGGCCTTTGCGGATATCGCTGGGCACGCTGACTTTCTCGACCAGCACTTCGGCGCGATGACGAAAATGCACCGGCACCACGTCGATGCTGATTCCCGACTCGATCGCCCCTTGCGCTTGTTCCAGCGCATCCCCCATGTTCTGATTGCCGTCGGTGACGATCACGATCCGCTTCGCCGAATCGCCCGGGAACGTGGCCTGCGCGAGCTTGATAGCCCCTTGCAAGTTGGTGTACTCGGGATCGAGCTGCACCTCTTGGCCTTCATTGATCTGCACATCCGTATCGAACGGCGGCGTCTGAATCGCCGCGTCGCGTCCGAACACGACGACGCCGGCTCGATCGTCGCGGTCGCGATGCTCGCGAATGGCGGTGTTGACGTAGTCAATCAGGTTCTTGCGCTGCGAGGGCTGAATGCTTTTCGATTGATCCAGGAGATAAATCACCGAAAGCTTTTCCGTCGACCGCTTGAGCTGAATATCCGCCAAGGCCAGCACGCAGATCGTCAGCACGAGCGTGCGGAAAGCCAACGCGAAAATCCGCCGCACCGGCCCCAAGCCCGCCAGGCTCTTGAAACTGAACACCCACAGCGGAATCAACAACACCGGCAACAGCCAAAGAAACTTCGGGCTGTCAAAGCCAAGTTGGTATTCGCGAAAGTAGTTGAGGAAATCCATGTGAGTTTGAAGTTTTCAGTGTTCAGTTTTCAGTAGTCCCGATGCGCCATCCTCGAAGCATCAACCTACTCTCCTCCCCTACTCCATCAACACTCGCTGAATCCGGTGATTCTGCGAGTCGATCACGTTGATCCTCCCCTGCCGGTCGACCATGCTGCCCCAGGGGTGGAAAAATTCACCAGGTTCCTTGCGGCCGTATTTGCCGAAGCAGGCCAACGACTTGCCGTCCTGCGTGAACTTCTGAATCCGGTGATTGCCCCATTCCGTGACCAGCAAGTTACCGTCCGCGTCCATCGAAATGTCATAGGGATAACTCAACTCGCCGGGCCCGCTTCCTGGCGTACCCCAATGAAGCAGCAGCTTTCCCTCGGTGTCGAACACTTGAATTCGATGATTGCAAGCGTCCGTCACCCAAATGCGATCCTGCGCGTCGATCCACATTTTTTGCGGACGCACGAACTGCCCTAGCTCCTCGCCGTGGCCGCCCCATTGTAAGAGAAACTTGCGCTCCGGGGAAAACTTCTGGATGCGGTCGTATTCGCCATACTCCGCCACGTAAAGATTGCCCTGTGAATCCTCGGCGGCGTCCGTGACCAGGCCGAATTCGCCGGGCCCCTCGCCCATCGTGCCGCCGAGCTTTTCCAGCAACACGCCTTCGGGGCTGTAGATCAGCACTTGAAAGTAATGGGTATCGCTCACCAGCAACCGGCCGCGGCGATCGATCGAGAGGCCCGAAGGGCGCCCCGTGGCATGATCCGGGGAACTCCAGGCGCGGATGAAATTCCCCTCTTCGTCAAAGACCTGAATCCGCGCGGTCATGTCGACGACGTATAGCCGTCCCTCGGCGTCGATGCAGCCAGCTCGCGGCTTTTGGAACTTTCCGTCTTCGAGGCCAAGCCGCCCCCAGGTCTTGTCAACTTCCCCCTGCGAAGGCACGGAGTCGCGGCAGCCAGCGATCGACGCGGCCGTCACAAGCGCAGCAAAAACGATAAGTGCGCGAACCATTTTGCGGGGCAGGGTGGGCTGTTCCGAATCCTGACCTTTGTTGTAACGCACCGGCGCGGCGGCTCGCCAGTGTTTTATGTTCGGTTTGCAGACACGTGTATTTGGTGCTGGGCGACGGCACCTTCTACGCGGTCGTCAGACTCCGGGTTATTGACAGGATCGGAATACACCGGGATACTCCCACCATCTGGGGAGAACTCCCCGGTTTCAAGAGGGGACGATCAAGCTCCTTGGCGGGATCGCAGATCGTCTCCTTTTTTGTTGCGCCGACATTGAAATCAGTCGCGTCCTCGCAACAAGCCCAGGGAAGGCCCTCGAAGTCGAATTCGCCATCGAAGTCTTCGGTGGCCTTCCCTGGGCTTAAAGCGCTGCGTTGCATATAATCCCCGCTCTCAACATTTCTCGCACCGACTGGGACGAACATCACCATGGATAAGGAAGTTCAGGATCGCGTCGATTCGGTGCTCGAGCGGATTACGCAGTTGCGAGACTCTCTTTGACTACGCAACAAAATCCGTAGCAGTCGCCGAGATTGAGACGCGGATGTCGTCCGCCGGCTTCTGGGACAACCAGGAGCGCGCTCAGGCGACGATCGCCGAGTTGAAGGCGCTCAACTCCGTGGTCAAACCGTTGGCGGAACTCTCGCAGGCGGCCGACGACCTGCGCGCCATGGCCGAAATGGCCGACGACGATCCTGGCTTCGCCGCTGAAATGCCGGCTGAACTCACGCGCCTCGAAGCGACGCTCGACGATCTGGCGCTCAAAGCGCTCCTGAGCGGCCCGCACGACGCCAGCGGCGCGATCATGACGATCAACGCCCGCGACGGCGGCACCGACGCCAACGACTGGGCCGAAATGTTGCTGCGGATGTACATGGCCTGGGCGAAGGACCACGAATACGACGTGGAAATCCTCGACCGGCAAGATAACGACGAGGCCGGCATCAACAGCGTGGCCCTCGCCATCCGCGGCCCCATGGCCTACGGCTACCTCAAAGGCGAGACCGGCATGCACCGCTTGGTGCGGATCAGCCCGTTCAACTCGGAAGGCAAACGCCAGACCAGCTTCGCGGCGGTCGACGTTTCGCCCGAAATCGCCGACAGCGTGGAGATCGAAATCCGCGACGAAGACGTCCGCGAAGACGTCTTCCGGGCCAGCGGCGCCGGCGGGCAGCACGTCAACAAAACCAGCAGCGCCATTCGGCTCACGCACTTGCCGACCGGCATCGCCGTGCAGTGTCAGAACGAACGGAGCCAGCACAAAAACCGCGCCACCGCGATCAAGATGCTCCGCGCCCGACTGGCGCGGATCGAAGAAGAAAAACGCGAAGCGGAACAGGCGGCCAAATACAACGACCAGGCGAAAACCGGCTTCGGCTCGCAGATTCGCAATTACTTCCTGCACCCGGACCAACGCGTCAAAGACGTCCGCACCGGCCACTACGCCGGCAACTTCCAAAGCGTCCTCGACGGCGAAATCCAAGGCTTCCTGGACTCGTACCTCCGGTGGCGCGTGGCGAAATAGGCCTGCTAAATTTGAACCGCGGAGGCGCTGAGGCGCGGAGACGCGGAGGAGAGGAGATTTAACCGCGAAACACGCGAAATGACGCGAAAGGGAAGAAGGTAAGTATCGTAGGGCGGGCCGTGCAAGGAGTTGGCGGTTTGTCCTCCAGCATTTTCGCCCATCGAAACTCGCCTAGATGTCCAAAACGTAAGGCCCGCCGTTTCCGCAATGGCGGGCCTTACGTTTTTGTTTCCGCATTCGTTCGCGGTACGTGCGAAACGCAACCAATCCAAACGCCTTTTCATTCGCGCGGCCCGCCCTACATCCTCATTTTCGCGTCTTTTCGCGTCTTTCGCGGTTAATCTTCCCCTCCGCGCCTCTGCGTCTCCGCGGTTCAAATCAGGTCGCGCTACCTCAGCACGCTCAGCACGTTCGAGTAATCGTCCGTCCAGACCGCCCTTCCCGACGGCCTTTGCGGGCGCCAGCGTGGGTCTTCCGCGATGGTTCGTAGATGTTCCACCTGCCGAGCGATCACGACGTACGTCGACGAAGCGACGTAGTTGCGCTGGTCGGCCGGGGGCGGGTCGTGGCGGCGGATGCGGAAGACCCAACCCGATTCGTGCGCCAAATCGGCCAGCACCGGCGCCAAGTCCAGGTGATTGTTTGAGATGTGAAATACGACAACGCCGTCGGGCGTGAGCCGTGACATATAAATTGCCAACGCTTCGCGCGTCAGCAGATGGACTGGAATCGCGTCGCTGGAAAAAGCGTCGAGCAGAATCACGTCGTAGCGTCCCGCTGGCTCTTGGGCGAGCATCCGCCGGCCGTCGCCCAGCTTGATCTGGTAGCGTCCCTTCGCGCACTTGCTGAGATACGTGAAGTATTCCGGGTTTTCGGCCAGTTCCCGCACCGTGGGGTCGATCTCGAAGAACGTCACGTCGCGCTGCTGCAATACGTAGCAGGCGGCCGCGCCGGTGCCGAGTCCGACCGCGGCGAAATGTTGCTGCTCGCCTTCCTTGGGAGTGAAGGCCCCGAAGACGTCTCCCAGCGGCCCCGTCGGATAGTAGTAGACGAGCGGCGTGCAATCGAAGCCCTCGTTCATAATCTGCATGCCGTGCGCAGTGGTGCCGTGCTGGAGCGTATGCACGGTCCGTCCGAATTCGTCGATATCGCTCGACACCAGATGCACGCCAAAGTAGCTCCGCGCGGTGCGCAGCGTGCGCAATCCGCCCACGACTTCGCCGATGTCGAGCGCGAGAATCAAGCCCATTACCAACGCGAAAGCCCAGGGCCGTCGCTGATTGTGAAACCACGCCAGCGCCGGGAAGCCCAACAACGCGCCCATCAACAACAACGGCTTCTGGGAATTCGGCACGTACTGCCTCAGGGTGAGGAGCAGAATCAACACCGCGAACACGCACACCAAATCGACGAGGCGATTCGCCCGTTCGCTCGGCCGCGGCGCCAGAGCGCAACCGGCCGTGACAGCCAAGGCATACTCCCACGGAACGACGAACACCAGCGGCGCCACGAGCGCAATAAACGTGCCGCCGAGCGCGCCCCCGACCGACAACCAGACGTAGAACTCGGTGAGATGTTTTTCCGACGGGCGGAGTTGTGCTAGTTGCCCATGGCAGACCATCACTCCGACGGCGAAGGCCAGCACGTGGGGCAACATCAATTGCCAGACGCCTGTGCCGGTCAGCGATGCCACCAACGCGCACATCGCCCAAGGGTGAATCCGCCGCGCCCAAGCCGTAAATTGTCCGCCGCGTTGCGAGAAGGCGAGAATATACGTCACCAGGTAGAGCGCCAACGGCACGATCCACAACAACGGGATTGGCGCAATGTCGGTCGTAATCCAAGTCGTAACGCCCAGCATCCAGGCGACCGGCACGCCGGACAGCGCGAGCCAATGCAAACGTCGCCGCCAGGTGATTTCCCCCTGATCCGGCACAAACACTGCCACCGACTCGGCCGGCGCGGGCGCGTGCTTTTTGGATTTGCGCTTCGCACTCGTCGGCGGGATCACTTCGGGCAAGGTTACCGGCGCAGCATCCGTCGATTCATTCTTGGCGCGCCAGACATACGTCGCGCAAGCCGCGAGGCAAGCGATCCAAATGCCATAGCCGATCGCCCAGCCAATCGTCTGAGTCCGCAACGTGGCGGCCGGTTCGATCAGGAACGGATAGCCCAACAGCGCGACGAAACTTCCGATGTTGCTCATCACATAGAGCGAATATGGATCGCGCGCCGCGTTCAGCTGTGCCGAGGCAAACCACCGCTGCACCAGCGGCGCCGTCGCTGACAGCGCCAAAAACGGCGGGCCAATCGTCGTGACCATTAGCGCCAGGAGCCACGGCGACGGATTGACCTCCGGATTGGGTGGCGAGGCGTTCACGAGCGTGAACGGCAAACAAACGAACGGAATCAAAATCAGCAGAATATGCAGCGCCGCTTGCCGCCGCGGGCCCAGCCACTGCGTCGAAGCGTGGGCATAGAGATAGCCCGCCAGCAGCGCGACCTGAAAAAACACCTGGCATGTATTCCAAACCGCCGGCGCGCCGCCGACCAACGGCAACACCAGCCGCGCGAAAAGCGGCTGCGCGACGAACAATAACGCGGCGCTCAGAAACGCCGTCACCCGGTACAAATTCACCATCGCGGCTGTAATTCCCCCGCTGGCCGCAATGTGGACAAGAATGGGGCGAGTACTTTGCCGCTAAGCGATCTGAAGCAATTGCGCGAGCCCGGTTAGTCCGTCGACTTCGGCCGTCACGCTGGTCGGCGTTTCTTGAATTGCCCCGGGGCGTTTCACCCAGGCCGTCAACATGCCGGCATCCTGAGCGGGCTTGAGGTCGTACTTCGCGCCGAATGCGCAATGCAGGAACAATTCCGGCGGCTTCTCAAAGGCCTTGATCGCCCGCTGAAAATGAGCCGGCCGGGGCTTGTAGCTGAGCAATTGATCCGACGTAATCAACTCGTCGAAGTCGATTCCCAGCTTGGGCGCCGTTTGCGCGAGGATGTCGTCATCAATGTTCGACAAAATCGCGATCGGAAAGTGCTTCTTGAGCTTCGCCAGGATCGGCCGCGCGTCGGGGAACGGCTGCCAGCCGCCGATTTTTTCGGCGAGCAGGTCCTGCTCCTTGGGATTGATCGAGACGCCGCGGCGTTTGAACGTCTGCCGGAGGCTATCGCGGAGGATGCCGTGATAGCGGCGGAAGCTGGCCGCCGAGATCAACTCGAACTGCACCGCTTCCCATTCGCGGACCAGGTCATCGACCGGCGCATTCAGACCGTGCCGCGCGGCGATTTCTCCGAGCACTTGCCGAATTCCGGATTCCCAGTCAATCAAGGTTCCGTAACAATCGAAAGTGAGGATCTCGACTTGATCCAGGTTCGACATTGCAATCAGCGACTTGGGGTTCCAGGGACAACAGGTTCGCAGGCGCGCGGTACGGCGCATCTAGAATAGCGTAATAGCCGGGATTCGCCAGAGATTCCGGGCAGTTTCCACGGCCGGATTCCGATTTCTCGCAAAATCGACACTAGTGGATGACTACGATCGTGGCGGTAAATCCGATGGGCGGAGCTTTTCTAAGGACGGGCGCGAAGTTCTCGCTGGCGCTCGCCGTCTCGATTTTCGTCGGCTGCGGGCCTGAACCCGCGGCCTCGCCAACCCCATCGCCACTCCCGGCAGCGGCGCCGCCTCCACCGCCGGCCAACAGTGCTTCGACTACTGCTGCGCGAAACGAAGCATCGCCGCCGCCGCCGGAACGCCATCAGCCCGGCTGGGGCAAAGACGCCCCGCTCGCCAATTTTCCGCAAGCGCCTAAACGGGATCACGAAGCCGAA
The sequence above is drawn from the Planctomycetia bacterium genome and encodes:
- a CDS encoding VWA domain-containing protein — protein: MDFLNYFREYQLGFDSPKFLWLLPVLLIPLWVFSFKSLAGLGPVRRIFALAFRTLVLTICVLALADIQLKRSTEKLSVIYLLDQSKSIQPSQRKNLIDYVNTAIREHRDRDDRAGVVVFGRDAAIQTPPFDTDVQINEGQEVQLDPEYTNLQGAIKLAQATFPGDSAKRIVIVTDGNQNMGDALEQAQGAIESGISIDVVPVHFRHRAEVLVEKVSVPSDIRKGQPFDLRVVVNNSAVPTEVDAGNVNGTLIVRQQTDDAPVTISEQNVMLPPGKRVFTIRQQIDEPAFYSYEAQFVPDTAADDAMAENNRGTAFTYIRGSGQVLLIEDFENPREHELLVDRMRKQNIEITVRKSDQAFSGLQELQQYDTIILGNVPREHFTDDQLMMLSQNTQLMGGGLIMLGGPNSFGAGGWASTEIEKAMPLDFQIKAAKVVPKGALCMIMHASEMPDGNYWQKVVAQEALKTLGNQDFCGVIHYGATDQWLWNAPRGFLKMGGNRPQMLARLDRMQPGDMPDFDPGLVMAYKGFRQLQDTEQPAIKHMIVISDGDPSPPSDRSIRDLVSLKVTITTVAIGAHGPAESRLMQQIAQRTGGKYYAVNSGKALPQIYQKEARRVARPLVHENKNGFTPQLRYPHEMLAGLDEGFPPVHGYVMTSVKKNPLVEVSLTAPEPAGQDNTTLLASWTYGLGKAVCFTSDAGSRWTTAWADWEGYDQFFSQMIRWSMRPVGDQGKFTVSTDNVDGKVRVVITALDKDDEFLNFLDMNSTVLGPDMKPRDLNLVQTAPGRYVGEFTGEDAGSYFVMVNPGAGTTPIRTGVNVPYSAEYRDRETNTPLLQQLARMTPKGGKEGTLIDDPTGQLNPVTLLQFNSFRHDLPRATSSQDIWHYLVWAGCLVFFGDVFIRRVTVNLDWVGPWAASMRDTLLGRDHVPTPTPTMDRLRSRKAQVSDDLERRKAATRFEPTPDAPISTDAIDAALGQADAPTLAKPTSGPGMAPTGPEDENSYTNRLLKAKKEARRRHEEN
- a CDS encoding NHL repeat-containing protein produces the protein MVRALIVFAALVTAASIAGCRDSVPSQGEVDKTWGRLGLEDGKFQKPRAGCIDAEGRLYVVDMTARIQVFDEEGNFIRAWSSPDHATGRPSGLSIDRRGRLLVSDTHYFQVLIYSPEGVLLEKLGGTMGEGPGEFGLVTDAAEDSQGNLYVAEYGEYDRIQKFSPERKFLLQWGGHGEELGQFVRPQKMWIDAQDRIWVTDACNHRIQVFDTEGKLLLHWGTPGSGPGELSYPYDISMDADGNLLVTEWGNHRIQKFTQDGKSLACFGKYGRKEPGEFFHPWGSMVDRQGRINVIDSQNHRIQRVLME
- the prfB gene encoding peptide chain release factor 2 (programmed frameshift), producing the protein MDKEVQDRVDSVLERITQLRDSLDYATKSVAVAEIETRMSSAGFWDNQERAQATIAELKALNSVVKPLAELSQAADDLRAMAEMADDDPGFAAEMPAELTRLEATLDDLALKALLSGPHDASGAIMTINARDGGTDANDWAEMLLRMYMAWAKDHEYDVEILDRQDNDEAGINSVALAIRGPMAYGYLKGETGMHRLVRISPFNSEGKRQTSFAAVDVSPEIADSVEIEIRDEDVREDVFRASGAGGQHVNKTSSAIRLTHLPTGIAVQCQNERSQHKNRATAIKMLRARLARIEEEKREAEQAAKYNDQAKTGFGSQIRNYFLHPDQRVKDVRTGHYAGNFQSVLDGEIQGFLDSYLRWRVAK
- a CDS encoding fused MFS/spermidine synthase; this encodes MVNLYRVTAFLSAALLFVAQPLFARLVLPLVGGAPAVWNTCQVFFQVALLAGYLYAHASTQWLGPRRQAALHILLILIPFVCLPFTLVNASPPNPEVNPSPWLLALMVTTIGPPFLALSATAPLVQRWFASAQLNAARDPYSLYVMSNIGSFVALLGYPFLIEPAATLRTQTIGWAIGYGIWIACLAACATYVWRAKNESTDAAPVTLPEVIPPTSAKRKSKKHAPAPAESVAVFVPDQGEITWRRRLHWLALSGVPVAWMLGVTTWITTDIAPIPLLWIVPLALYLVTYILAFSQRGGQFTAWARRIHPWAMCALVASLTGTGVWQLMLPHVLAFAVGVMVCHGQLAQLRPSEKHLTEFYVWLSVGGALGGTFIALVAPLVFVVPWEYALAVTAGCALAPRPSERANRLVDLVCVFAVLILLLTLRQYVPNSQKPLLLMGALLGFPALAWFHNQRRPWAFALVMGLILALDIGEVVGGLRTLRTARSYFGVHLVSSDIDEFGRTVHTLQHGTTAHGMQIMNEGFDCTPLVYYYPTGPLGDVFGAFTPKEGEQQHFAAVGLGTGAAACYVLQQRDVTFFEIDPTVRELAENPEYFTYLSKCAKGRYQIKLGDGRRMLAQEPAGRYDVILLDAFSSDAIPVHLLTREALAIYMSRLTPDGVVVFHISNNHLDLAPVLADLAHESGWVFRIRRHDPPPADQRNYVASSTYVVIARQVEHLRTIAEDPRWRPQRPSGRAVWTDDYSNVLSVLR
- a CDS encoding haloacid dehalogenase type II, with product MSNLDQVEILTFDCYGTLIDWESGIRQVLGEIAARHGLNAPVDDLVREWEAVQFELISAASFRRYHGILRDSLRQTFKRRGVSINPKEQDLLAEKIGGWQPFPDARPILAKLKKHFPIAILSNIDDDILAQTAPKLGIDFDELITSDQLLSYKPRPAHFQRAIKAFEKPPELFLHCAFGAKYDLKPAQDAGMLTAWVKRPGAIQETPTSVTAEVDGLTGLAQLLQIA